In Betta splendens chromosome 19, fBetSpl5.4, whole genome shotgun sequence, the following proteins share a genomic window:
- the mrpl43 gene encoding 39S ribosomal protein L43, mitochondrial yields MTSRGTPSRFLKSVLQNGVGRYVSQLKRISIIFSKNNQSSLGVREFIEEGVVDYAKKNPGTVVYVSPQSSRVPKIVAEYLNGNVREEIITSKTAPQISELLSKLTNQSGLDIIRIRKPIHTDNPSIQGQWHPFTNRPLCIGLIRPQKKDPQ; encoded by the exons ATGACGTCCAGGGGGACACCGAGTCGCTTCCTGAAAAGTGTTCTTCAGAATGGTGTTGGTCGTTATGTCTCTCAGCTGAAGCGGATCTCCATCATCTTCTCCAAAAACAACCAGAGCTCGTTGGGAGtcag agAGTTTATTGAGGAGGGGGTGGTGGATTATGCCAAGAAGAACCCAGGAACCGTTGTGTATGTGTCCCCTCAGTCCAGCAGGGTTCCCAAAATAGTGGCTGAATACT TGAATGGCAATGTGAGAGAAGAGATTATCACCAGTAAAACGGCTCCACAAATTTCGGAGCTTTTATCCAAACTGACCAATCAGTCCGGCCTGGACATCATCCGCATCCGCAAGCCGATTCATACAGATAACCCCAGCATCCAAGGCCAGTGGCACCCATTCACCAACAGACCTCTGTGTATCGGCCTCATCAGACCACAGAAAAAAGACCCTCAATAA
- the twnk gene encoding twinkle protein, mitochondrial, with product MIMWRRLLLRGTTCLMRVTDPKILHHRPFSLLCLRLVTHRLSHKLSEAPCPVLRLRSNLTGPLFVEVGTRTHKKDAKSTVEFPASPVTVTDIKHYLRTKEIPFHDGYSCLHIQSIFVKSSNRKETFSLFIDKTTGQFLCKDTLVEGSWEDLQDCLEVMQKEQEDFLSPHVLLGYPESVEEQEERERDLREVQRIWSSSVPLTDLPEDEAQLIKTMFQIPKVSNATLKKFGVKLFKPTKSLVFPWFGGPDCSLKGVKLLSAQRTDTEKVIYNEVTVPKCSSYYNLFGLPLIGRMDSEVVLTGHELDTLAVSQATGLPSIALPRGVSCLPPILLPYLEQFKRVTLWLGGNVRSWEASKMFSRKLGLKRCLLVRPGEFQPCPVEALAQGKNLVRIIKASIPAAHKSIVSFKQLREDVYGELVNTEQVAGVRWTRFPELNKILKGHRKGELTVFTGPTGSGKTTFISELALDLCMQGVNTLWGSFEINNVRLAKIMLTQFAMQRLEENLEQYDFWADKFEELPLYFMTFHGQQSIKNVLDTMQHAVYLYDINHVIIDNLQFMMGQENLSVDKFAVQDHIIGAFRKFATSSSCHVTLIIHPRKEEDDRELQTASIFGSAKASQEADNILILQEKKLVTRPGRRSLQVTKNRFDGDVGIFPLDFIKSSLTFSPPSKHKLRKVQIKPEDEGNEVEAKMAEAKKEKTEKANKAPRPVKNPAAATETK from the exons ATGATAATGTGGAGGCGCTTGCTGCTGAGGGGCACCACCTGTCTTATGCGGGTGACAGACCCAAAGATCCTCCACCACAGACCGttttcactgctgtgtttgAGGCTGGTCACTCACAGGCTCAGCCACAAGCTTTCCGAGGCTCCATGTCCAGTCCTCCGGCTCAGGAGTAACCTTACAGGCCCTCTGTTTGTGGAGGTCGGGACTAGAACTCATAAAAAGGACGCTAAATCTACAGTGGAGTTTCCAGCCAGTcctgtcacagtcacagacatcAAACACTATCTACGTACCAAAGAAATCCCTTTCCATGATGGATACAGCTGCCTCCACATCCAGAGCATCTTCGTCAAGTCATCTAACAGGAAGGAAACCTTCTCCTTGTTTATTGACAAAACCACTGGACAGTTTCTCTGTAAAGACACTCTGGTGGAGGGGAGCTGGGAGGACCTCCAGGACTGTCTGGAAGTCatgcagaaggagcaggaggacttCCTGAGCCCTCATGTGCTACTGGGATATCCAGAAagcgtggaggagcaggaagagagggagagggatcTGAGGGAGGTGCAGAGGATCTGGTCCAGCTCAGTACCGCTCACTGACCTTCCTGAGGACGAAGCACAGCTGATTAAAACCATGTTCCAG ATCCCAAAAGTCTCTAATGCAACGCTTAAGAAGTTTGGTGTGAAGCTTTTCAAGCCAACTAAGAGTCTAGTTTTTCCCTGGTTCGGTGGACCCGACTGCTCCTTAAAAGGAGTCAAGCTTCTCTCAGCCCAAAGAACAGACACCGAAAAAGTGATATACAATGAAGTCACAGTCCCAAAGTGTAGTTCTTACTACAACCTGTTTGGCCTGCCCCTCATAGGCCGTATGGACTCCGAGGTGGTGCTGACTGGCCATGAGCTGGACACTCTGGCTGTGAGTCAGGCCACAGGCCTCCCTAGCATTGCACTCCCACGGGGGGTCAGCTGCCTGCCACCGATCCTGCTGCCTTACCTGGAACAGTTCAAGCGAGTGACGCTGTGGCTGGGCGGTAACGTCCGCTCCTGGGAGGCTTCAAAGATGTTTTCTCGTAAGCTGGGTCTGAAGCGCTGCTTGCTAGTTCGACCGGGGGAATTTCAGCCGTGTCCCGTGGAGGCGCTCGCTCAGGGAAAAAACTTAGTCCGCATCATCAAAGCCTCCATCCCAGCGGCCCATAAGTCAATAGTGTCATTCAAGCAGCTCAGAGAGGATGTTTATGGGGAACTGGTGAACACGGAGCAGGTGGCTGGTGTGAGGTGGACTAGGTTTCCAGAGCTCAACAAGATCCTGAAGGGACACCGTAAAGGAGAGCTGACAGTGTTCACAG GTCCTACTGGCAGTGGGAAGACCACCTTTATCAGTGAGCTAGCCCTGGACCTCTGCATGCAGGGTGTCAACACTCTTTGGGGCAGCTTTGAGATCAACAACGTGCGTCTAGCTAAAATCATGCTGACCCAGTTCGCcatgcagaggctggaggagaacctGGAGCAGTATGACTTCTGGGCAGATAAGTTTGAAGAGCTGCCGCTGTACTTCATGACTTTCCACGGGCAGCAGAGCATCAA gaATGTGCTGGACACTATGCAACACGCTGTCTACCTGTATGATATTAACCATGTCATCATTGATAACCTGCAGTTTATGATGGGGCAGGAAAACCTCTCAGTAGACAA GTTTGCAGTCCAGGATCATATCATTGGGGCATTTAGGAAGTttgccaccagcagcagctgccacgtCACACTAATTATTCACCCCCGAAAAGAGGAAGACGACAGAGAGCTTCAAACTGCATCTATCTTTGGTTCTGCTAAG gcCAGCCAAGAGGCCGACAACATCCTGATACTGCAGGAGAAGAAGCTGGTCACACGTCCTGGCCGCAGATCCCTGCAGGTGACCAAGAACCGCTTCGACGGAGATGTGGGCATCTTCCCTCTGGACTTCATCAAGTCCTCGCTCACCTTCTCACCGCccagcaaacacaaactgagGAAGGTCCAAATCAAACCGGAGGACGAGGGGAACGAGGTGGAAGCCAAGATGGCTGAGGCTAAAAAGGAGAAGACGGAGAAAGCAAACAAAGCTCCGCGACCTGTTAAGAATCCAGCAGCTGCAACTGAAACCAAGTAG